The DNA window ACCACGCGGCTAGGGGTCGTGGTCACTTCCCCGGCCATGCCGGAAAGAATCTTGATTGAGGTCAGAAAGTGGCCGCTATCCTTCCTAAGCTGGTCTCAGACCGGAAAGAACAAGGAAGGCGGACACCATGACCACCGACGCGGCCACCACCGAGAACGTCGTCGACGAGCGCGCGGACCTGCTGGAAGCGCTCGCCATGCAGCGGTACTTCCTGCGCCTCACCACGCGTGACCTCACCGACGAGCAGGCCGGGCTGCGCACCACGAAGAGCGCGCTGTGCCTCGGCGGCTTGATCAAGCACGTCGCGTCGGTCGAGCGCCTCTGGGTGAACTTCATCGTCGAGGGGACGTCGGCAATGCCGGACTTCTCCGCGATGACCGAGGAGGACTTCGCGGCGCGCGAGGACGAGTTCCGGATGCTGCCGGGCGAAACGCTCGAAGGCTTGCTGGCGAGCTACGCGGAGGTGGCCGCCCGCACCGAGGAAATCATCTCGGCGCTGCCGCACCTGAACGGCTCCCATCCGTTGCCGAAGGCGCCCTGGTTCGAGCCGGACACCCAGTGGAGCGCGCGGCGGGTGCTGGCGAGCGTCATCGCCGAGACCGCGCAGCACGCCGGGCACGCCGACATCATCCGCGAGTCCCTCGACGGTGCGAAGTCGATGGGCTGACCGGCTCGGCGGTACCTCAGCGGCTGAGCCGGTCGCGCAGTGTCCTTTGTGGATCGGTCAGCCGCCGCATCGCCCCGCGCAGCCCGCTGCCGTGCCTTCGCGGCCGGGCGCCGCGCGCGGTCGTGACCCGGGTGCCTGGCATGGTTGCCACGG is part of the Amycolatopsis sp. CA-230715 genome and encodes:
- a CDS encoding DinB family protein gives rise to the protein MTTDAATTENVVDERADLLEALAMQRYFLRLTTRDLTDEQAGLRTTKSALCLGGLIKHVASVERLWVNFIVEGTSAMPDFSAMTEEDFAAREDEFRMLPGETLEGLLASYAEVAARTEEIISALPHLNGSHPLPKAPWFEPDTQWSARRVLASVIAETAQHAGHADIIRESLDGAKSMG